One stretch of Zingiber officinale cultivar Zhangliang chromosome 6B, Zo_v1.1, whole genome shotgun sequence DNA includes these proteins:
- the LOC121990557 gene encoding heavy metal-associated isoprenylated plant protein 30-like, protein MCCTGCERVVRHALVKVDAVEVEMEMEMEMEKVTVTGYVERGKVLKQVRRSGKKAEFWPNTDLPLYFTTAKNYFEDEYSYRGSYNYRKHRYNGDRHGLVPEIHRGDDRVSNLFNDDDVNACSIM, encoded by the exons ATGTGCTGCACAGGTTGCGAGAGGGTCGTCAGACATGCTCTCGTGAA GGTTGACGCGGTGGAGGtggagatggagatggagatggagatggaAAAGGTGACGGTGACGGGGTACGTGGAGCGGGGAAAGGTGCTGAAGCAGGTTCGCCGGAGTGGGAAGAAGGCAGAGTTCTGGCCGAACACGGACTTGCCGCTCTACTTCACGACGGCGAAGAACTACTTCGAAGATGAGTACTCGTATAGGGGCAGCTACAACTACCGGAAGCACAGATACAATGGGGACCGACACGGCCTGGTGCCGGAGATCCACCGCGGCGACGACCGCGTCAGCAACTTGTTCAACGATGACGACGTGAACGCGTGCAGCATCATGTGA
- the LOC121989090 gene encoding non-lysosomal glucosylceramidase-like, which produces MVNGSLFHYRKSSWPAEEYVSRATLQLLDFDGGAPPKHAWRRRLNSHANRLKEFSVTFIEAVQMLRLGVRLWSYVREEASQGRKAPIDPFTREQCKPSASQGVPLGGMGSGSISRGFRGEFKHWQIVPGSCETSPVMANQFSIFVSREGGNKKYSSVLAPGHHEGLKKNGDLGISSWDWNLTGQHSTYHALFPRAWTVYDGEPDPDLKISCRQISPFIPHNYRESSLPTAVFVYTLVNTGRERAKVSLLMTWANSIGGVSHHSGGHINEPFIGEDGVSGVLLHHKSAKDNPPVTFAIAACQTQNVTVTVLPNFGLAGENYGTAKDMWDTMVQDGEFKMENFNAGPSIPSSMGDTLCAAVSASTWVEPQGRRTVVFALAWSSPKVKFQKGSTYHRRYTKFYGTSERSAVNLVHDALKNYEWWEEEIEKWQNPILQDEKLPEWYKFTLFNELYFLVAGGTVWTDGEPPRIEERANSGSRHNKSVKSRDQKYVKQTFTENESMNERIPSPTSVLPNTASGDNSEAAESYYVLQEQQNPENVGRFLYLEGVEYIMWCTYDVHFYASFALLDLFPKIELAIQRDFARAVLHEDRGKVKFLADGTWGLRKVRGAVPHDLGTHDPWNEMNAYNIHDTSKWKDLNSKFVLQVYRDFAATGDMSFGRDVWPAVCAAIDYMEQFDRDGDGLIENDGFPDQTYDAWTVLGVSAYCGCLWLAALQAGAAMAQRLGDHAFAEKCKIKFLKAKLVFEAKLWNGSYFNYDSGSSGNSRSIQADQLAGQWYAASSGLPSLFDEVNVRRTLQKIFEFNVMKVGGGRMGAVNGMKPNGKVDDSCMQSREIWTGVTYSLAATMLLHGMEHQAFATAEGIFTAGWSEEGFGYWFQTPEGWTTDGHYRSLIYMRPLAIWSMQWALSPPKAILEAPRINMMDRVLIASLNTRSIHDTGVRKTEPKTGCFSNSVSHCNC; this is translated from the exons ATGGTGAACGGGAGCCTATTCCACTACAGGAAAAGTTCATGGCCTGCGGAGGAGTATGTCAGTAGAGCCACGTTGCAGTTG CTGGATTTTGATGGAGGCGCTCCACCAAAACATGCATGGAGGAGAAGGCTAAATAGCCATGCTAATAGACTGAAGGAATTCAGCGTGACATTCATTGAGGCAGTTCAAATG CTAAGACTTGGTGTTCGCCTTTGGTCATATGTCAGAGAAGAAGCTTCTCAAGGAAGG AAAGCACCGATTGATCCTTTCACAAGAGAGCAATGTAAACCTTCAGCTTCTCAAGGTGTGCCACTTGGAGGAATGGG AAGCGGCAGCATTTCAAGAGGTTTTAGAGGGGAGTTCAAGCATTGGCAAATTGTTCCTGGTTCATGTGAAACATCTCCGGTTATGGCAAATCAGTTCTCA ATTTTTGTATCACGAGAAGGCGGAAACAAGAAGTACTCGTCAGTTTTAGCCCCTGGACATCATGAAGGATTAAA GAAAAATGGTGATCTTGGTATATCCTCATGGGACTGGAACTTGACTGGTCAACACTCAACATATCATGCTTTGTTCCCTAGGGCATGGACTGTTTATGATG GTGAACCAGATCCTGACCTCAAAATCTCATGTCGCCAAATATCCCCATTTATACCACATAATTATCGCGAAAGCAGCCTTCCCACAGCTGTTTTTGTTTATACA CTAGTTAACACTGGACGAGAAAGAGCAAAAGTTAGCCTTCTGATGACCTGGGCG AATTCCATTGGAGGAGTATCTCATCATAGTGGCGGCCACATCAATGAGCCATTCAT AGGAGAGGATGGAGTGTCTGGGGTTCTTCTACATCACAA GTCTGCAAAAGACAACCCTCCTGTGACATTTGCTATAGCTGCTTGCCAGACTCAGAATGTCACTGTGACGGTTTTGCCGAATTTTGGACTTGCCGGAGAAAATTATGGCACAGCCAAGGACATGTGGGACACAATGGTGCAA GATGGAGAATTCAAAATGGAGAATTTTAATGCTGGTCCAAGTATTCCATCTTCTATGGGTGATACACTTTGCGCGGCGGTTTCAGCTTCTACATGGGTCGAACCACAGGGCAGGCGCACCGTCGTATTCGCTTTAGCTTGGTCATCGCCTAAAGTGAAGTTTCAGAAAGGAAGCACATATCATAG GAGATACACGAAATTTTATGGTACCTCTGAGAGGTCAGCTGTTAATTTGGTACATGATGCATTGAAGA ACTATGAGTGGTGGGAAGAAGAGATTGAAAAATGGCAAAATCCAATACTGCAGGATGAAAAGCTTCCTGAATG GTATAAGTTCACCCTTTTTAATGAGCTCTATTTTCTTGTTGCGGGTGGCACTGTCTGGACAG ACGGTGAACCCCCAAGGATCGAGGAGAGAGCAAATTCCGGCTCCCGTCACAACAAATCTGTGAAAAGCAGAGATCAGAAATATGTGAAGCAGACTTTTACGGAAAACGAGTCGATGAATGAGAGAATTCCATCTCCAACTTCAGTATTACCAAATACGGCATCTGGAGACAATAGTGAGGCTGCTGAATCCTACTATGTCCTGCAAGAACAGCAAAACCCAGAAAATGTTGGGAGATTTCTCTACTTGGAAGGAGTAGAGTACATCATGTGGTGCACGTACGACGTGCACTTTTATGCATCATTCGCTCTTCTTGATCTCTTCCCGAAGATAGAGTTGGCAATTCAACGTGATTTTGCTAGGGCTGTGTTGCATGAGGACAGAGGGAAAGTCAAGTTTCTGGCTGATGGTACCTGGGGACTTCGCAAGGTCAGAGGCGCCGTTCCTCATGATCTAGGAACGCACGATCCGTGGAATGAGATGAATGCCTACAATATCCACGACACCAGTAAATGGAAGGATCTCAATTCAAAGTTTGTGCTCCAGGTGTACAGGGATTTTGCTGCGACAGGCGACATGTCTTTTGGAAGGGACGTGTGGCCGGCAGTTTGTGCCGCCATCGATTACATGGAACAGTTTGATCGCGACGGCGACGGCCTGATCGAGAACGATGGGTTCCCAGATCAGACGTATGATGCGTGGACTGTACTCGGTGTCAGTGCTTATTGCGGTTGTCTCTGGCTCGCTGCTCTTCAAGCTGGAGCAGCAATGGCGCAACGGCTAGGAGACCATGCTTTTGCTGAAAAATGTAAGATCAAATTTCTGAAAGCCAAATTGGTGTTCGAAGCAAAGTTGTGGAATGGTTCCTACTTCAACTATGACAGTGGAAGCAGCGGCAACAGCCGTTCGATACAGGCCGATCAACTGGCCGGTCAGTGGTATGCTGCTTCTTCAGGGCTGCCCTCGCTATTCGACGAAGTTAATGTCAGGCGCACTCTGCAGAAGATATTCGAGTTTAACGTGATGAAGGTGGGGGGCGGTCGCATGGGAGCAGTCAATGGAATGAAACCGAACGGAAAGGTCGACGACTCCTGCATGCAATCGCGTGAAATATGGACCGGCGTGACGTATAGCTTGGCAGCCACCATGCTTCTTCACGGAATGGAGCATCAAGCTTTTGCAACTGCTGAAGGAATTTTCACGGCGGGCTGGTCGGAAGAAGGATTTGG GTACTGGTTTCAAACTCCTGAAGGATGGACGACAGACGGTCACTACCGTTCGCTGATCTACATGCGGCCACTTGCTATTTGGTCAATGCAGTGGGCCTTGTCGCCGCCCAAGGCAATCCTTGAAGCTCCTCGAATAAATATGATGGATAGGGTGCTCATAGCGTCCCTCAACACGAGGTCAATTCACGACACCGGTGTACGAAAAACTGAGCCTAAAACTGGATGTTTCAGCAATTCCGTTTCTCACTGCAACTGTTGA
- the LOC121989091 gene encoding desumoylating isopeptidase 1-like, whose amino-acid sequence MAEDGFKVKLHIYDLSQGLARQLSTTFLGKAIEAVWHTGLVVYGKEYYFSGGIQQDTAGRTPYGTPMRVVELGVTHVPEDVFVLYLQEISPRFTAETYNLLTHNCNNFSNEVAQFLVGATIPDYILQLPNEVMNSPMGALLFPMLQRLETTLKSGAVPQTPQFYPLSAAQSGAAPQNPHFHPASAPARHVTSVATSTLTKVAVNEQTTIMSVDSKTSTKTSEKGSAESAAAKSVKQPEVGDPLGEARSRAQDEITKEFAAIMATGTLRASEAAALATKRVMERHGRLNASVQQG is encoded by the exons ATGGCAGAG GATGGGTTCAAGGTCAAGTTACACATCTATGATCTAAGCCAAGGACTTGCTAGGCAACTTTCAACGACATTTCTGGGAAAGGCCATCGAGGCTGTTTG GCATACTGGTCTTGTAGTATATGGAAAAGAGTATTACTTCTCAGGAGGCATTCAACAAGATACAGCTGGAAGGACTCCTTATGGAACTCCGATGAGGGTTGTGGAGTTAGGCGTGACACATGTTCCTGAGGACGTATTTGTGTTGTACTTGCAGGAGATTAGTCCACGTTTCACAGCTGAAACTTATAACCTTCTGACCCACAACTGCAACAATTTCAGCAATGAGGTAGCACAGTTTCTTGTTGGTGCCACTATTCCAGACTACATTCTTCAATTACCTAATGAGGTGATGAACAGCCCAATGGGTGCACTATTAT TTCCAATGCTCCAGCGACTGGAGACTACTCTTAAGTCCGGTGCTGTGCCTCAAACTCCTCAGTTCTATCCTCTCTCTGCTGCCCAGTCCGGTGCTGCACCTCAAAATCCTCATTTCCATCCTGCCTCTGCTCCCGCCAGACATGTCACGAGTGTTGCTACTTCAACCCTGACCAAGGTGGCCGTGAATGAACAAACGACCATCATGAGCGTCGATTCAAAAACATCAACCAAGACATCTGAGAAAGGTAGTGCAGAATCAGCTGCGGCAAAATCTGTCAAACAGCCCGAGGTGGGTGATCCTCTTGGTGAGGCTCGCAGCAGAGCCCAGGATGAGATCACCAAGGAATTTGCTGCAATTATGGCAACCGGTACACTTCGTGCAAGTGAGGCTGCTGCCCTTGCAACCAAAAGGGTTATGGAACGACATGGGCGTTTAAATGCCTCAGTTCAGCAAGGATAA
- the LOC121990558 gene encoding probable inositol transporter 2: protein MEGGIHKAEKTEFKECLNLTWKQPYILRLAFSAGMGGLLFGYDTGVISGALLYIRDDFNSVDRSTVLQETIVSMAVAGAIIGAGFGGWLNDRIGRRPSIIFADLLFFIGALVMAVAPTPGIIILGRIFVGFGVGMASMTSPLYISEASPAKIRGALVSMNGLLITGGQFVSYLINLAFTKAPGTWRWMLGVAGIPAVLQFFLMWSLPESPRWLYRKDRKEEAAVILRKIYPANEVDREIEALRQSVEAEIAEEGSIGGNSFFGRLRKALSSVVVRRGLVAGIICQVAQQFVGINTVMYYSPTIVQLAGFASNSTALALSLITSGLNAIGSIVSMYFVDRAGRRRLLLVSLIGIMVCLACLSGVFFAAATHSPAVGEEEARPFGNFTCPDLKPDSGVRWKCMDCVKATAECGFCAHAGNKLLPGACLVSDPTVRDACHADGREWYTRGCPSNFGWLALIALGAYIISYSPGMGTVPWIINSEIYPLRFRGICGGLAAVANWVSNLIVSQTFLSLTEALGTAPTFLLYCGVSVVAFVFIFLLVPETKGLQFEQVEKMLESKNYRAWKKSSAKPQTL from the exons ATGGAGGGTGGAATTCACAAAGCGGAGAAAACTGAGTTTAAGGAATGCTTAAATTTGACATGGAAGCAACCATATATACTTCGCCTTGCATTTTCCGCTGGCATGGGTGGCTTGCTTTTTGGCTATGATACAG GTGTTATATCTGGAGCTCTTCTTTACATTAGGGATGACTTTAACTCTGTTGATAGAAGCACTGTATTGCAG GAAACCATTGTGAGCATGGCCGTGGCTGGAGCTATTATCGGTGCTGGATTTGGTGGATGGTTGAATGATCGAATCGGAAGAAGACCTTCAATTATATTTGCTGATTTGTTATTCTTCATCGGTGCTCTAGTAATGGCTGTTGCACCTACTCCTGGAATCATAATACTGGGGAGGATCTTTGTGGGATTTGGGGTTGGGATGGCTTCTATGACATCTCCACTTTACATTTCTGAAGCTTCGCCGGCAAAAATCAGAGGCGCGCTCGTGAGCATGAATGGACTACTTATAACAGGAGGACAATTTGTATCTTACCTTATAAATTTAGCATTCACCAAG GCACCAGGTACTTGGCGCTGGATGCTTGGGGTTGCAGGAATTCCAGCCGTACTTCAATTTTTCTTAATGTGGTCACTTCCTGAATCGCCTAGATGGTTATATAGAAAG GATAGGAAAGAGGAAGCTGCTGTTATCTTGAGAAAGATATACCCTGCCAATGAAGTTGACAGAGAAATTGAGGCTCTGCGTCAATCCGTCGAAGCTGAAATCGCCGAGGAAGGTTCAATCGGGGGAAATAGCTTCTTCGGTAGGTTAAGGAAAGCTTTGAGTAGCGTAGTTGTCAGAAGAGGGCTTGTTGCAGGCATCATTTGCCAGGTCGCTCAGCAGTTTGTGGGAATCAATACTGTCATGTATTACAGTCCCACCATCGTTCAGTTGGCTGGGTTTGCTTCCAACAGTACTGCTCTGGCACTTTCTTTGATTACCTCCGGACTCAACGCCATTGGATCCATCGTCAGCATGTACTTCGTCGACAGAGCTGGGAGGAGAAGGCTACTACTTGTGAGCTTGATCGGAATCATGGTCTGTCTCGCCTGCCTTAGCGGTGTGTTCTTCGCAGCAGCCACACACTCCCCAGCTGTCGGCGAAGAAGAAGCTCGGCCTTTTGGCAATTTCACATGTCCTGATCTTAAGCCAGATTCAGGCGTGAGATGGAAGTGTATGGATTGCGTGAAAGCGACTGCCGAGTGTGGTTTCTGTGCTCATGCAGGGAACAAA CTTCTTCCCGGAGCATGCCTCGTCTCCGATCCCACAGTTCGAGATGCCTGTCATGCGGACGGTCGCGAATGGTACACTCGAGGCTGCCCGAGCAACTTCGGATGGCTAGCTCTCATTGCCCTCGGAGCATACATCATCTCTTACTCCCCCGGCATGGGCACTGTGCCATGGATCATCAACTCGGAAATTTACCCTCTACGATTCCGAGGCATCTGCGGCGGGTTGGCAGCGGTTGCCAATTGGGTCTCTAACCTGATCGTCTCGCAGACATTTCTAAGCTTGACGGAGGCATTGGGCACGGCTCCAACATTCCTTTTGTACTGTGGAGTGTCTGTCGTCGCcttcgtcttcatcttcttgCTTGTTCCCGAAACCAAAGGCTTGCAATTTGAACAGGTGGAGAAGATGCTGGAGAGTAAGAATTACAGGGCATGGAAGAAGAGCTCTGCAAAACCTCAGACACTATGA
- the LOC121990559 gene encoding 60S ribosomal protein L37-3-like has translation MGKGTGSFGKRRNKTHTLCVRCGRRSFHLQKSRCGSCGYPAARIRKYNWSVKAIRRKTTGTGRMRYLRHVPRRFKNNFREGTEAAPRKKATAAAV, from the exons ATG GGGAAGGGCACGGGGAGCTTCGGAAAGCGGAGGAACAAGACTCACACTCTGTGCGTGAGGTGCGGGCGCCGGAGCTTCCACCTCCAGAAGAGTCGGTGCGGCTCCTGCGGCTACCCAGCTGCTCGGATTCGGAAGT ACAACTGGAGTGTGAAGGCGATAAGGAGAAAGACAACTGGTACAGGAAGAATGAGGTATCTTCGCCATGTACCTAGAAGGTTCAAGAACAATTTCAGAGAAG GGACAGAAGCAGCTCCTAGGAAGAAGGCTACTGCAGCTGCAGTTTAA